In Capricornis sumatraensis isolate serow.1 chromosome 16, serow.2, whole genome shotgun sequence, a genomic segment contains:
- the LOC138093082 gene encoding olfactory receptor 5F1-like, whose product MARNNCTLLTEFILLGLADTLELQAILFSLFLVIYTLTVVGNIGMILLIRTDSRLHTPMYFFLAILSFADVSYSSTITPKMLLDFLSEKKTISFAGCFLQMYFFIAFATTECILFGLMAHDRYVAICNPLLYSLIMSRTVCLKMAAGAFTAGLLNSVIHTGYVSSLSFCSSNIIHHFFCDSPPLFKLSCSDTRLHESILSTFAGVNIVGTLLVILSSYCHILFSIFRMHAGEGRRKAFSTCASHLTAIMLFYSTSIYTYLRPSSSYSLTQDKVASVFYTVVIPMLNPLIYSLRNREVKKALWNVITRKRVPSFLGLLG is encoded by the coding sequence ATGGCCAGAAATAATTGTACTTTGCTGACGGAGTTCATCctgttgggattagcagacacacTGGAGCTACAAGctatccttttttctctttttttggtgatTTACACACTTACAGTTGTGGGAAATATTGGGATGATCCTTTTAATCAGGACTGATTCTCGACTCCACACAcccatgtatttcttcctggCAATCCTATCTTTTGCAGATGTTAGTTATTCATCCACCATCACTCCAAAGATGCTGTTAGACTTTTTGTCAGAGAAGAAAACCATCTCCTTTGCTGGCTGCTTCCTGCAGATGTACTTCTTTATAGCGTTTGCCACAACTGAATGCATCCTTTTTGGGTTAATGGCCCATGACCGCTACGTGGCCATATGCAACCCTCTCCTTTACTCCTTGATCATGTCCAGGACCGTCTGCCTGAAAATGGCAGCAGGGGCTTTTACAGCAGGACTGTTGAACTCTGTGATTCACACAGGTTATGTGAGCAGCTTGTCGTTCTGTAGTTCCAATATCATCCATCACTTCTTCTGTGACAGTCCTCCACTTTTTAAGCTCTCATGTTCTGACACACGCCTGCATGAAAGCATCTTGTCCACATTCGCTGGTGTGAATATAGTTGGGACTCTGCTGGTGATCCTCAGCTCCTACTGCCacattctcttctccatcttCCGCATGCACGCAGGGGAGGGGAGGCGcaaagccttctccacctgtgcGTCTCACCTGACAGCCATCATGCTGTTCTATTCCACCTCCATCTACACTTATCTCAGACCTTCCTCCAGCTACTCCCTGACTCAGGACAAAGTGGCTTCCGTGTTCTACACAGTGGTCATCCCCATGTTGAATCCTCTGATCTACAGCCTCAGGAACAGGGAAGTGAAGAAGGCTTTATGGAATGTAATTACTAGGAAAAGGGTCCCTTCATTTCTGGGGTTGTTGGGTTAA